In Sulfuricella sp., the genomic stretch TCCTCCTCTTCTGGTCGAAGAATGCCAGCGAATCGGAATGGGTGGTGTGGGAGCTGGATACGGCACTCAAGGAAAAGGGTGAAAACGGCCTGCAACTCCACCCCCTGGACCCCGACGTGAAGCCGCCGGATGGCCTGGAAGAACTGCACGTTGGCGACGTCATCATGTGGGTGCGCAAGGGGTACGAGGCTGCGCTGGCAGGGCGGGGTTAAGGTGAAACAGTTTGTGAAGCGTGAAAAGTAAAGCGTAAGAAGTTGACGGCCATTTTGACCTGATCACTAAGCACATAAGGAGACAACAAATCATGAATACCCTGCGCCCCGGATCATCCGGTGATGAAGTCAAGCTCTTGCAATCCCGCCTCGCCGAGTTGGGCTTCCCTCCCGGCAAGATCGATGGCGATTTCGGCCCCGGCACCGAGGCGGCGGTACGCGCTTTCCAGCACAGCCGGATGCTGCTGGCCGATGGCATTGCGGGGCCACGCACGCTGGCTGCTTTGGGTCTGGTGAGCGATGCCGCCTTGCCCAGCGCCATTCCGCAAGTCACGGTGGAGAAAACCTGCGTCATGTTTCCCTACACGCCGCGCAAGAACATCGAGAAGTACTTGCCTGCCGTGTTGCAAGGGCTGGTTGAAGCCGAACTGCAGGAGAAACCCATGGTGCTGATGGCACTGGCCAGCATCCGGGCAGAGACGGAAGGTTTCGTGCCCATCTCCGAAGGAAAGTCGCGATTTAATACTTCGCCCGGCGGAAAACCCTTCGATCTTTACGATAATCGCGCCGATATCGGCAACAGCCAGCCGGGGGACGGCGCACGTTATTGTGGTCGCGGCTTCATCCAGCTCACCGGCAAAGCCAATTACCGGCAACACGGCCGTGCCATCGGGCTGGGCGACGACCTTATCAATAATCCCGAACTGGCCAATGACCCGCTCATCGCCGCACGCCTGTTGTGCAGCTTCATCAAGGCCAAGGAACGCGCCATCAAGGAGGCACTGATGGAACATGACCTGCGCCATGCCCGCAGACTGGTCAACGGCGGCTCCCATGGTCTGGACCGCTTCACGGATTGTTATCAGCGCGGGCAGGCATTGCTGAAGGATGTTTGATTCCAGAGGAGGGATAAGGGGTGACAATATGGCTTAGGATGTATTTCTGGAAATCGGTGACATGATTGCACTCATTAACGATGGCCTGATGTTCTGCGGAGCCTGAATGAAGATATTCATATCCTATGCGAGTGAAGAGCGGCCAATCGCGGATGAATTGGCTGTCCGGCTGCGCACGGAGGGCCATACTGTTTTTCTCGACAAGGATAATCTGCCGGAGGGAGAGGGGTACGATGCCCAGATACGCGCAGCGATCGCTGCGTGCGACTTGTTCCTGTTCCTGGTATCTCCGCTGTCGGTCCAGCCCGGCCGCTACACGATGACCGAGCTGAAGTTCGCGCGCGAGCAATTTCCCAACCCGCGGGGCCGCGTCCTGCCGGTGATGACCAGGCCTACGCCATTCAGCGACATTCCACCCTATTTGAGTGCGATTACCCTCCTGCAGCCGCAGGGCAATCTGGTGGCTGAGACGGTAGCGGAGGTCGATGGCCTGTTCAGCCGATGGTCCCGGAACCGCTGGTTGCGGATAGGGGGCGGTGTCATTGCCGTTGCGCTGGTCCTGGCTGGCATCGGCTGGTGGGGAATGGAGCG encodes the following:
- a CDS encoding peptidoglycan-binding protein, whose translation is MNTLRPGSSGDEVKLLQSRLAELGFPPGKIDGDFGPGTEAAVRAFQHSRMLLADGIAGPRTLAALGLVSDAALPSAIPQVTVEKTCVMFPYTPRKNIEKYLPAVLQGLVEAELQEKPMVLMALASIRAETEGFVPISEGKSRFNTSPGGKPFDLYDNRADIGNSQPGDGARYCGRGFIQLTGKANYRQHGRAIGLGDDLINNPELANDPLIAARLLCSFIKAKERAIKEALMEHDLRHARRLVNGGSHGLDRFTDCYQRGQALLKDV
- a CDS encoding toll/interleukin-1 receptor domain-containing protein produces the protein MKIFISYASEERPIADELAVRLRTEGHTVFLDKDNLPEGEGYDAQIRAAIAACDLFLFLVSPLSVQPGRYTMTELKFAREQFPNPRGRVLPVMTRPTPFSDIPPYLSAITLLQPQGNLVAETVAEVDGLFSRWSRNRWLRIGGGVIAVALVLAGIGWWGMERTPPPCRLSAMLIAQDASGLALDVTTPAGTTALSLGSAPVPFEVGPFTRKDAEWSAMLRGRDGSPLGTHAIKGCPRSRVNVDFGGGYGLVIDTL